TTTTAGATTTGGAGATAGGTAAGCTTCTCCACGTTTCCTATAGGTCAGTGAATCTTATTTGCAGTTTTGTTTCATTCTAATACCTTTTCTTTGGCAGAATCCATGTCTTGGAACTTGGTGTAGGAATGTATCTGTTTTCTATCGGATGCTATGACGCGTTATTTGGGAAGAATCATTATTATCTATACCTTTTCGCGCAAGCAATCGCCTTCTTCATCGCTGGATGTGGGCAGATTGGGACAGTGGTGCCTAACTATTGAATGGAAAATGGATTTATCGAGCGACAAACGTACTGCTCGAGAATAAGatgatgattttatattttttcttggcTACTCTTTAATTTCTTGCTGGTGTGAATAGAGAGAATTGATGATACGATTGTTACAGAAGATGGTGTGTGTAGTTGTGGAAGATATGGATACTTATAGTaaagaagaatatatatatattttcaagggGGGTTTTCATATTCCTCAAAGACAATAGATCATTTCTTGCAAGACAAAAGCTTTTGATTCCAAtttctttgtattgtatttACAAATATGGAGGAACACGATAATCACATTCTATGAAATAGCTTGCAACATGTAGGATTTGAAAGAATTGTCATCTTTTGCATCTTTTATTCAAACAAACATTGCCTTTGTGGTCGCTACTTCTTATAATGTTTGAAGGTTTTCTTTCGAATGAGAAAGAATGATAAATTATAATCTTTATTGCATATAGTGGTAACTgaacttttatattatttggtttggtttcttcAGTTCAGTTGAAACATAGTTTCTAGATGACCAAATTTTTATGGGTTTGGATTCAAAAAGAATTATTAAACCACCATACACAGAATAAAACATATCAAAAATGATATTAGTGTAAGTTTTTTTACTCTAGATTGGACATCTAAGCCCAAGTACAATGGTTTTGTAAATTCAACATCCTCAATTCTCATTTTAACCATCCAcatcctcttttttttcttcggaCTGATTATTCAACAATCAATTCATTTTTAACCACTacaatagttttgtttaataaactttaacTACATACTCCACAATGTTATTTTGTATACTTTTATATCTACATATTAACTCCTatgaaaaatatctaaatattaaccacaataattttttttaaaatcaattaacagaattaacttaaaaaaatttcttgttatatatttttgcatgtaataaaaattaaactagtTTACTAAAAAGTAGTAGAATTatgtatcaaaaatatttttaaccaaattaaacaaaacaagttTCTAGTTGtagaatatgaaaaaaaattatataaaattatataaattaaatcaatctatttatataaaaaaaactattcacAAACAATTAGGaggataaaaaatatgaaatatatcaTCCTCTCTATTCTTTCTCATTGACTAATTGACATATGTCACTTGTGGgtcttattttttgtttttcaacatGTTGAAAAGTTTGTTGAATCCACGTaagcattttatttttttcaaaatgttcATTGTGAGAGTTTAACTGTTGAATTAAAAATTCAATAGCCCCATTGCACATGGTCTAACAAGGTTCagaaaagataaaaagtttCTAGGTGACCCAATTTTCATGGGTTTGGACTCAAAAACCATTATTAAACCACCATACACAGAATAAAGTTGGATCTACAAAAAAATGCAATCATATCAAAAATGATATTagtgtaagtttttttaatctACATTGGACATGTAATAACAAggtttagaaaaggaaaaaaatttctAGATGACCAAATTTTTATGGGTTTGGACTCAAAAAGAGTTACTAAACCACCATATATAGAATAAAACTGGATCTACAAAAAAATGCAATCATATCAAAAATGATATTAATGTAAGTTTTTTAATCTAGATTGGACATGTAAAACCATGTACAATGGTTTTGTAAATTCAACACCCTCAGTTTTCATTTTAACCATCCgcatcatcttctttttcttcatacTTATTATTCAACACCTAATTCATTTTTAATCTCTacaatagttttgtttaataaaattcaactaCATACCCCACAATGTTATTTTGTATACTTGTATATCTACAtactaactttttttaaaaaaatatctaaatattaaccgcaataatttttttttaaaaatcaattaacagaatcaactttaaaaaaaaaatcttgttttatatttttgcatgtaataaatattaaactagTTTACTAAAAAGTAGTAGAattgtatattaaaaatatttttaatcaaattaaacaaaacaagttTCTAGTTGtagaatatgaaaaataatttatttatataaaataaaataaattaaatcaatctatttatataaaaaaatatattcacaaACAATGACGaggataaaaaatatgaaatatatcaTTCTCTCTATTCTTTCTCATTGACTAATTGACATATGTTACTTGTGGGTCTCATTTTATGTGTTTCAACTCAGTTGAATCCAggtaaacattttaatttttcaacaGGTTCATTGTGAGAGTTCAACTGTTGAATTAAAAATTCAATAGCCCCATTGCACATAGTCCAACAAGGTTAAGAACAGGTAGAAAGTTTCTTGATGACCAAATTTTTATGTGTTTGGACTCAAAAGAATTACTAAAACACCATACAGAGAATAAAACTGGATCTACAAAAAATTGCAATCATATCAAAAATGATATTagtgtaagtttttttaatctAGATTGAACATGTAATAACAAAGTtcagaaaaggaaaaaagtttCTAGATGACCAAATTTTTATGGGTTTGGACTCAAAAAGAATTACTAAACCACCATACATTAAATAAAACTGGATCTACAAAAAATGCAATCATATCAAAAATGATATTGGTAAGTTTTTTTAATCTAGATTGGACATGTATGACCATGTACAATTGTTTTGTAAATTCAATACCCTCAATTCTCATTTTAACCATCCACaccatcttctttttcttccaaCTCATTATTCAACACTCAATTCATTTTTAACCTCTacaatagttttgtttaataaaaatcaactaCATACCCTACAatgttattttgtatatttgtatATCTACATactaacttttataataaatatctaaatattaacggtaataatttttttttaaaaaaatcaattaacagaattaactttttttttaaatcttgttttatatttttgcatgtaataaaaattaaactagtTTACTAAAAAGTAGTAGaattatgtattaaaaatatttttaaccaaattaaacaaaacaaatttctaGTTGtagaatatgaaaaatattttttatataaaataaaatatatttatataaaaaaattaatcacaaACAATTCGGaggataaaaaatatgaaatatatcaTTCTCTATTCTTTTTCATTGACTAATTGACATATGTCACTTGTGGATCtcattttttgtgtttcaataTGTTTGAAAAATTTCAACTAAGTTGAATCtacataaacatttaaattttttcaacAGATTCATTGTGAGAGTTCAACTGttgaattaaaaaatcaatagtaCTATTGTCCATGGTCTaacagaaaaggaaaaaaactaaTCACAAACAATTAGGAGGATATAAAATATGAAGTATATCATTCTCTATTCTTTTTTATTGACTAATTGACATATGTCACTTGTGGATCtcattttttgtgtttcaataTGTTTGAAAATTTTCAACTAAGTTGAATCCACATGGAAAAAATTGCAGGCTGTGGGGTTCGAACCCACGCGCACTTATGTGCAGAAGAACTTAAGTCTTCCCCCTTAACCACTCGGGCAAACCTGCTGGTTGCTATACGCTAACATTTATCATTCTCTTTTATGCCAATGGTACCCAACGGAGAGTACGGACCCCAAATGTTAACTACGTTTTATTATTTAACCCTTTCATGGCCCATTGGGTTTGCCTTACTATGTTTTATCGACGTTCCGTTATCTCAAGTTCTCCAATTGTTTGAATCCAAGACATTTTTGGTTTTTGCGACAAAAGCCAACGCAATATCATATCCACCATATTAGCACTAAACATAAAGGGTCTAGCAAAGTTTCGTCTACCCGACGATTAGGAAAAAGATAACTAAACTGGTTCACTCGCAAACTCAAGTTTTGAAAACCGAATTACATCAAAAGTCTAAAAACGATTATGGATagtctcttttcttcttcatcagatTTCAAGCAGCTGCACTGTGTTTGGCCTTGGTGTGAGACTGCAAGCCCATCTCCGAAGTAAATGTTCTGTTGCAGGAGCTGCACCCAAATGCATTTGCAGACTTTGGTgtctgctgctgctgcttcgACGACTCTCCATTGCTTCCAGAGCTCTTTCCTCCTTTTGACGGATGCGGAGTCGCAACGTGGACGTGTGGCTTCTTCGATTCTGTTTTCACAACGTTTAAGATTATTATATCAAGACATCTTTATAACTCACagtaaagaaagaaacaagGATCAGATAGATCACCTGATTTCTGAGGAGTTACGAACTTAGCCTTCTTGTTTGAAGCAGTCTTCGAGGTTGTGGCTTCCGCAGGCCTCTTCTTGGCTTCTTCaacctttttataaaacaagaaagttATAGTCAGAGAAGTGAAATTGCTTCTTAAAAAGGGCAAAAAGGTAAGAGAAcaaatacatataattttagTATCAACAATGACATATAGAAAGGGAATAAAATGTACCTTCTTCTCTGGGGTCTCCTCGTCTGCTGAATCATCTTCCTCATCGTCAGATGAgtcttcatcatcatcgtccTCTTCAACTTCAGCAGTAACCTTCTTTTCTTCCTAAAAGAAGTAGAGATCGTAACAATTAAGGGTTCATATGAGACAATACAGGCAGCCAAACAATAAAAGCAGACCTGTTTCTCTAACTAGGATACTAAACACAAGAGCTAAGGGTTCATGTGTCATCATCAAGCGCAAGTTTAATTCTACAAAGTGATCacattattatataaacaaaagagTACCTCCTCATCCTCAGAGTCgtcatcatcctcatcatcatcactatCATCCTCCTCACTATCTTCCTCGGCCTTGGCATCGTCATTAGGCAACTGAAAGTTCACCTGCTTCACACCTGATTTCGCAACAGCTGGCTCATCATCATCAGACTCAGTGAAACAGAACAAGAGAGTCAAGGATATCAAAGACAGCAAGTCCCAAAAGCatattcataaataaattatcaaaggCTAAGCGATAAGGATATGAATCAGAATCATGAGCATCAACTCTGTAACCAGAGAAGTAAACGCTCCCATCCTTCCAGCTATGAGACAGCTCAAAACTCCTCTCCACCACAATCTCCGTGCAGAGCTGAGGGACCTTATCGTGTGACAGCGTCCCAATCACAAGCTTCTGGTCTCCGACTTTCATGTAGAGCCTGACCGGCTCGTTTCCACCGTTCTTCTTCTCGCCTAGAGCAGCCTAACAAACCGAACAAAGCTTCCATCAAAAACGGCGTCGTTTAAATCAAAAAAACAATTATCGCGAGGGGACGTACCAGTGAGATGTGCACAAGCATCTCCTCCCCAGGATCCACCCTAAGTGGTGAACCACTCTTAACCTCAACACCTGCGAACAAAACGCAACACAAACCAGACGGAGATTACTAAAACCTAGCTCAAGACGATTCCAGAGTACATCAAAATTGAAGAAGACGTAGTA
Above is a window of Brassica napus cultivar Da-Ae chromosome A10, Da-Ae, whole genome shotgun sequence DNA encoding:
- the LOC106372652 gene encoding histone deacetylase HDT3, with the translated sequence MEFWGVEVKSGSPLRVDPGEEMLVHISLAALGEKKNGGNEPVRLYMKVGDQKLVIGTLSHDKVPQLCTEIVVERSFELSHSWKDGSVYFSGYRVDAHDSDSESDDDEPAVAKSGVKQVNFQLPNDDAKAEEDSEEDDSDDDEDDDDSEDEEEEKKVTAEVEEDDDDEDSSDDEEDDSADEETPEKKVEEAKKRPAEATTSKTASNKKAKFVTPQKSESKKPHVHVATPHPSKGGKSSGSNGESSKQQQQTPKSANAFGCSSCNRTFTSEMGLQSHTKAKHSAAA